From Micromonospora rhizosphaerae, the proteins below share one genomic window:
- a CDS encoding DUF4191 domain-containing protein has protein sequence MAKPQEKVSFGQRLKQIGMVFRFTAKQDRWFAPLAAAAVLIPLALTVVAVILWGWIYLPIGILLTLLAVLIVLNLRSNKAMMNAAEGQPGAAAQIMESMRGDWRVTPAVSSTTQMDMVHLVIGRPGVILLAEGNPQRVRGLLGQEKRRLAKVIGTAPLHDYMIGQGEDELPIRKLRMTLMRLPRSLSPKDVNALDKRLKALTARPQMPKGAIPKNMRPPRGAFRQTRGR, from the coding sequence ATGGCAAAGCCCCAGGAGAAGGTCTCGTTCGGCCAGCGGCTGAAGCAGATCGGGATGGTGTTCCGGTTCACCGCCAAGCAGGACAGGTGGTTCGCGCCACTGGCCGCCGCGGCGGTGCTGATCCCGCTCGCGCTCACCGTGGTCGCGGTGATCCTCTGGGGCTGGATCTACCTGCCGATCGGCATCCTGCTCACCCTGCTCGCCGTGCTGATCGTGCTCAACCTGCGGTCCAACAAGGCGATGATGAACGCCGCCGAGGGGCAGCCCGGCGCGGCGGCGCAGATCATGGAGAGCATGCGCGGCGACTGGCGGGTGACGCCGGCCGTCAGCTCCACCACCCAGATGGACATGGTGCACCTGGTGATCGGCCGACCCGGCGTGATTCTGCTGGCCGAGGGGAACCCGCAGCGGGTCCGCGGCCTGCTCGGCCAGGAGAAGCGGCGGCTGGCCAAGGTGATCGGCACCGCCCCGCTGCACGACTACATGATCGGCCAGGGCGAGGACGAGCTGCCGATCCGCAAGCTGCGGATGACCCTGATGCGGCTGCCGCGCAGCCTCTCCCCCAAGGACGTCAACGCGCTGGACAAGCGGCTCAAGGCGCTCACCGCCCGCCCGCAGATGCCGAAGGGCGCGATCCCGAAGAACATGCGCCCCCCACGCGGCGCCTTCCGCCAGACCCGCGGCCGCTGA
- a CDS encoding RDD family protein, with protein sequence MTNPHDPAPVPPAADPDFTPPSLGRRFGALVIDWVLCLLVSNFFADPMRDGWAPVLVLILEYGFFLGLFAQTPGMYIARIRCVAWADGGRIGLIRALLRGVLLALAVPPLIMDGHRRGLHDRLTGSVITDAPRP encoded by the coding sequence GTGACCAACCCCCATGACCCGGCACCGGTGCCGCCCGCCGCAGACCCCGACTTCACCCCGCCGAGCCTGGGCCGCCGGTTCGGGGCGCTGGTCATCGACTGGGTGCTCTGTCTGCTGGTGTCCAACTTCTTCGCCGACCCGATGCGGGACGGCTGGGCGCCGGTGCTGGTGCTGATCCTCGAGTACGGCTTCTTCCTCGGCCTCTTCGCCCAGACCCCCGGCATGTACATCGCCCGGATCCGCTGCGTCGCCTGGGCCGACGGCGGCCGGATCGGCCTGATCCGCGCCCTGCTCCGCGGCGTACTGCTGGCCCTGGCCGTGCCGCCCCTGATCATGGACGGCCACCGCCGCGGCCTCCACGACCGCCTCACCGGCTCGGTCATCACCGACGCCCCCCGCCCCTGA
- the glnA gene encoding type I glutamate--ammonia ligase codes for MFANPEELLRYLRNEDVKFVDVRFCDLPGVMQHFNLPVESVSDELFTEGLAFDGSSIRGFQAIHESDMLLLPDVATAFIDPFRAQKTLALNFFIHDPFTREAYSRDPRNVAKKAEAYLAASGIADTAYFGPEAEFYIFDSIRHETAPNRAFYYIDSIEGAWNTGREEEGGNRGYKTAYKGGYFPVPPVDHYADLRDKIVRRMVDTGFTVERSHHEVGTAGQAEINYKFSTLLHAGDQLQLFKYLVKNEAWANGKTATFMPKPLFGDNGSGMHTHQSLWLNGEPLFYDETGYAGLSDTARWYIGGLLHHAPSLLAFTNPTVNSYRRLVPGFEAPVNLVYSQRNRSACTRIPVTGSNPKAKRVEFRVPDPSANVYLAFSAMLMAGLDGIKNKIEPPAPIDKDLYDLPPEEWGDVKQVPGSLPEVLDALEADHDYLLDGGVFTPDLISTWVEWKRTNEVDPVRLRPTPHEFAMYFDC; via the coding sequence GTGTTTGCCAACCCCGAGGAACTCCTGCGATACCTCAGGAACGAGGACGTGAAGTTCGTCGACGTACGTTTCTGTGACCTGCCCGGCGTGATGCAGCACTTCAACCTGCCGGTCGAGTCCGTGTCCGACGAACTCTTCACCGAGGGCCTCGCGTTCGACGGCTCGTCGATCCGTGGCTTCCAGGCGATCCACGAGTCGGACATGCTCCTGCTCCCGGACGTCGCCACCGCCTTCATCGACCCGTTCCGGGCGCAGAAGACGCTCGCGCTGAACTTCTTCATCCACGACCCGTTCACCCGGGAGGCGTACTCCCGGGACCCGCGGAACGTGGCGAAGAAGGCCGAGGCGTACCTGGCGGCGAGCGGCATCGCCGACACCGCGTACTTCGGCCCCGAGGCGGAGTTCTACATCTTCGACTCGATCCGCCACGAGACCGCGCCGAACCGGGCCTTCTACTACATCGACTCCATCGAGGGCGCCTGGAACACCGGCCGCGAGGAGGAGGGCGGCAACCGGGGCTACAAGACCGCCTACAAGGGTGGTTACTTCCCGGTGCCGCCGGTCGACCACTACGCCGACCTGCGCGACAAGATCGTGCGCCGGATGGTCGACACCGGCTTCACCGTGGAGCGCTCGCACCACGAGGTCGGCACCGCCGGTCAGGCCGAGATCAACTACAAGTTCTCCACCCTGCTGCACGCCGGTGACCAGCTCCAGCTCTTCAAGTACCTCGTGAAGAACGAGGCCTGGGCCAACGGCAAGACGGCCACCTTCATGCCGAAGCCGCTCTTCGGCGACAACGGCTCCGGCATGCACACCCACCAGAGCCTCTGGCTGAACGGCGAGCCGCTGTTCTACGACGAGACCGGCTACGCCGGCCTGTCGGACACCGCTCGCTGGTACATCGGCGGTCTGCTCCACCACGCCCCGTCGCTGCTGGCCTTCACCAACCCGACGGTCAACTCGTACCGCCGCCTGGTGCCGGGCTTCGAGGCGCCGGTCAACCTGGTGTACTCGCAGCGCAACCGCTCCGCCTGCACCCGAATCCCGGTGACCGGCAGCAACCCGAAGGCCAAGCGGGTCGAGTTCCGGGTGCCGGACCCGTCGGCGAACGTCTACCTCGCCTTCTCGGCGATGCTGATGGCCGGCCTGGACGGCATCAAGAACAAGATCGAGCCGCCGGCGCCGATCGACAAGGACCTGTACGACCTGCCGCCGGAGGAGTGGGGCGACGTCAAGCAGGTGCCGGGCTCGCTGCCCGAGGTGCTCGACGCGCTCGAGGCCGACCACGACTACCTGCTCGACGGCGGCGTCTTCACGCCGGACCTGATCTCCACCTGGGTGGAGTGGAAGCGGACCAACGAGGTCGACCCGGTGCGCCTGCGCCCGACCCCGCACGAGTTCGCGATGTATTTCGACTGCTGA
- a CDS encoding SRPBCC family protein, producing the protein MTETTATEELVITRVFDAPRKLVWRAFTDPDQFAQWFGPVGWSVPRDTVDMDVRVGGHQRFVMVNDEDPNMTSPGDGIFSEVVEHELLVGYEEVKDFPGLPDGTRMTLRLEFHEEPGDKTRLVLRQGPFPVDVRTGAEQGWGSSFTKLDALLAR; encoded by the coding sequence ATGACCGAGACCACGGCGACCGAGGAACTCGTCATCACCCGCGTCTTCGACGCCCCGCGCAAGCTGGTCTGGCGCGCGTTCACCGACCCGGACCAGTTCGCCCAGTGGTTCGGCCCGGTCGGTTGGTCGGTGCCGCGGGACACCGTCGACATGGACGTCCGGGTCGGCGGGCACCAGCGCTTCGTCATGGTCAATGACGAGGACCCGAACATGACCTCGCCGGGCGACGGCATCTTCAGCGAGGTCGTCGAGCACGAGCTGCTGGTCGGCTACGAGGAGGTCAAGGACTTCCCCGGCCTGCCCGACGGCACCCGGATGACCTTGCGGCTGGAGTTCCACGAGGAGCCCGGCGACAAGACGCGCCTGGTGCTGCGGCAGGGCCCGTTCCCCGTGGACGTCCGGACCGGTGCCGAGCAGGGCTGGGGCAGCTCCTTCACCAAGCTGGACGCACTGCTCGCCCGCTGA
- a CDS encoding ArsR/SmtB family transcription factor, with product MPGDRLSVIFAALADPTRRAILARLAEGDATVTELAEPFAISLPAISRHLKVLEQAGLITRARSAQWRSSSLNPEPLREATAWMERYRQFWDTNFDRLDAHLKRMQQAQTEQSEQ from the coding sequence GTGCCAGGTGATCGACTCAGCGTCATCTTCGCGGCGCTGGCGGACCCGACCCGCCGGGCGATCCTCGCCCGGCTGGCCGAGGGGGACGCCACCGTCACGGAGCTCGCCGAGCCGTTCGCGATCAGCCTCCCGGCCATCTCGCGGCACCTCAAGGTGCTCGAGCAGGCCGGCCTGATCACTCGGGCCCGCAGCGCCCAGTGGCGCTCCAGCAGTCTCAACCCGGAGCCGCTGCGCGAGGCGACGGCCTGGATGGAGCGCTATCGGCAGTTCTGGGACACGAACTTCGACCGGCTCGACGCCCACCTCAAGCGGATGCAGCAGGCACAGACCGAGCAGAGCGAGCAGTGA
- the mptB gene encoding polyprenol phosphomannose-dependent alpha 1,6 mannosyltransferase MptB, whose product MTDRGAAADGPGRAWAARYAGLVGAVLLTVAGWLGGALPTDAVSSTPVGIWRGAHGPWSVGCWLVGSALMVGAWWSLRRGAPSTRWAYLTAGLWLLPLLAAPPVGSRDVYSYVCQGWAWTEGIDPYRVGVAAAGCPWAHAVAPIWRDTPAPYGPFFVLLAGLAVVLGGGLVGAVALLRALAVAGLLLAALCLPGLARAAGVPTRRAAWLALACPLVGVHLVGGPHNDALLLGLLLFGLLVLVRLPGRPRALLVAGVLLGLAVAVKAVAVVVLPFAALAAVSGRYTVRALLRDAAWLAGGVVAALLVTSLVTGLGFGWVRGLARSGDSEQWTSPPTAVGFVVDYAGALVGREPDAVPVARMVALVLLAALLMALWWWAWTSLRRLNDARQRVARLAAARPRVTLTGAGLALAATVLLGPAFHPWYATWPLAVLAVATVSVRRTVWFVLPCAVASFLTLPDGSGLARYTKAPGAIAMTALVLVLVVLGARAALAWRARQARRA is encoded by the coding sequence GTGACCGACCGCGGCGCAGCGGCCGACGGGCCCGGCCGGGCCTGGGCCGCGCGCTACGCGGGGCTGGTCGGCGCCGTGCTGCTGACGGTTGCCGGCTGGCTGGGCGGGGCGCTGCCCACCGACGCGGTCAGCTCCACGCCGGTCGGCATCTGGCGGGGCGCGCACGGGCCGTGGAGCGTCGGCTGTTGGCTGGTCGGCAGCGCCCTGATGGTGGGCGCCTGGTGGTCGCTGCGGCGGGGCGCACCGTCGACTCGCTGGGCGTACCTGACCGCCGGGCTCTGGCTCCTGCCGCTGCTGGCCGCGCCGCCGGTGGGCAGCCGGGATGTCTACTCGTACGTCTGCCAGGGCTGGGCCTGGACGGAGGGCATTGATCCGTACCGGGTGGGGGTGGCGGCGGCCGGCTGTCCCTGGGCGCACGCGGTCGCGCCGATCTGGCGGGACACCCCGGCGCCGTACGGGCCGTTCTTCGTGCTGCTGGCCGGGCTGGCGGTGGTCCTCGGTGGCGGCCTGGTCGGCGCGGTCGCGCTGCTGCGGGCCCTGGCCGTGGCGGGGCTGCTGCTGGCCGCGCTGTGCCTGCCCGGGCTGGCCCGGGCCGCCGGGGTGCCGACCCGGCGGGCGGCCTGGCTGGCGCTGGCCTGCCCGCTGGTCGGCGTGCACCTGGTCGGCGGCCCGCACAACGACGCGCTGCTGCTCGGCCTGCTCCTGTTCGGCCTGCTGGTGCTGGTCCGGCTGCCCGGCAGACCGCGGGCGCTGCTGGTCGCCGGGGTGCTGCTCGGGCTGGCGGTCGCGGTGAAGGCCGTCGCGGTGGTGGTGCTCCCGTTCGCCGCGCTCGCCGCGGTGTCGGGCCGCTACACGGTACGGGCGCTGCTGCGGGACGCCGCCTGGCTGGCCGGGGGAGTGGTGGCCGCGCTGCTGGTCACGTCGCTGGTGACCGGGCTGGGCTTCGGCTGGGTCCGCGGCCTGGCCCGCAGCGGCGACTCCGAGCAGTGGACCTCCCCGCCGACCGCGGTGGGCTTCGTCGTCGACTACGCCGGTGCCCTGGTCGGCCGGGAGCCCGACGCGGTGCCGGTGGCCCGGATGGTCGCGCTGGTGCTGCTCGCGGCGCTGCTGATGGCGCTCTGGTGGTGGGCCTGGACGTCGCTGCGCCGGCTCAACGACGCCCGGCAGCGGGTGGCCCGGCTGGCCGCCGCCCGACCGCGGGTGACCCTGACCGGGGCAGGACTGGCGCTGGCCGCCACGGTCCTGCTCGGCCCGGCCTTCCACCCCTGGTACGCCACCTGGCCACTGGCCGTGCTGGCGGTGGCCACGGTGTCGGTGCGGCGCACGGTGTGGTTCGTGCTGCCCTGCGCGGTGGCCTCCTTCCTCACCCTGCCGGACGGCAGCGGCCTGGCCCGGTACACCAAGGCCCCGGGCGCCATCGCGATGACCGCGCTGGTGCTGGTGCTCGTGGTGTTGGGGGCCCGGGCGGCGCTGGCCTGGCGGGCCAGGCAGGCTCGGCGGGCCTGA
- the mptB gene encoding polyprenol phosphomannose-dependent alpha 1,6 mannosyltransferase MptB yields MLTVDHHRLIRYSGFAGSLLLALAAFLGGAHPSSPLRTNPVLIWQGRHGPLVIGAWLVGTGLMAWAWWSLRDRVPSARWALVTAGLWLLPMLLAPPFGSRDVYAYACQGASYANGISPYEHGVSTLPCPWLDTISYIWRDSPAPYGPLFVIIAGTVVKATGSLIASVVVFRVLALAGVALTACALPALARRCGVPVERALWLTLACPLVAIHLIGGPHNDALMIAAVVGGLAVVASRPGRPGPLLAGGALLGVAVAIKPTALVVVPFGALAAMVGPYSIRTLIRDGGWVVGAAVATVVGVTFAGGLDFGWVGGLSQGGVAIAWTSPPTAVGQAAGSIAALFGAHVDALPVTRGIAVVLLAVLLVWLWFRARTRDPLYHAGLALALTVSLSPVVHPWYWTWPLAVLAATAPLREKWYLVVALVSLFLILPDGTGLPRYTRTPGALLMTLLVIVVAVRLVRSARAARQPAPAD; encoded by the coding sequence ATGCTGACCGTGGACCATCACCGCCTCATCCGCTACTCGGGGTTCGCCGGGTCGCTGCTGCTCGCCCTGGCCGCCTTCCTCGGTGGCGCCCATCCCTCATCCCCGTTGCGCACCAACCCGGTCCTCATCTGGCAGGGCCGGCACGGACCCCTGGTCATCGGCGCGTGGCTGGTCGGCACCGGGCTGATGGCCTGGGCCTGGTGGTCCCTGCGGGACCGGGTGCCATCGGCTCGGTGGGCCCTGGTCACCGCCGGGCTCTGGCTGCTGCCGATGCTGCTCGCGCCCCCGTTCGGCAGCCGCGACGTCTACGCGTACGCCTGCCAGGGCGCCAGCTACGCCAACGGGATCAGCCCGTACGAGCACGGGGTCTCCACGCTGCCGTGCCCGTGGCTGGACACCATCTCCTACATCTGGCGGGACTCTCCGGCACCGTACGGGCCGCTCTTCGTCATCATCGCCGGCACGGTGGTGAAGGCGACCGGCTCGCTGATCGCCAGCGTCGTGGTGTTCCGGGTGCTCGCCCTGGCCGGGGTGGCACTGACGGCGTGCGCCCTGCCGGCGCTGGCCCGCCGCTGCGGCGTACCGGTCGAGCGGGCGCTCTGGCTGACGCTGGCCTGCCCGCTGGTCGCCATCCACCTGATCGGCGGGCCGCACAACGACGCGCTGATGATCGCCGCGGTGGTCGGCGGGCTGGCCGTGGTGGCGTCCCGGCCGGGACGCCCCGGGCCGCTGCTGGCCGGGGGCGCGCTGCTCGGCGTCGCCGTGGCGATCAAGCCGACCGCGCTGGTCGTGGTGCCCTTCGGGGCGCTCGCGGCGATGGTCGGGCCGTACTCGATCCGGACGCTGATCCGCGACGGCGGGTGGGTGGTCGGCGCGGCCGTCGCCACGGTGGTCGGAGTGACCTTCGCCGGGGGCCTGGACTTCGGCTGGGTCGGCGGGCTGTCGCAGGGTGGCGTGGCGATCGCCTGGACCTCCCCGCCGACCGCGGTCGGGCAGGCGGCCGGCTCCATAGCGGCGCTGTTCGGGGCGCACGTCGACGCGCTCCCGGTGACCCGCGGAATCGCCGTGGTGCTCCTGGCCGTGCTGCTGGTGTGGCTCTGGTTCCGGGCCCGCACCCGGGACCCGCTCTACCACGCGGGCCTGGCGTTGGCCCTGACGGTCTCCCTCTCCCCGGTCGTGCATCCCTGGTACTGGACCTGGCCGCTGGCCGTGCTCGCCGCCACCGCGCCGCTGCGGGAGAAGTGGTACCTCGTGGTCGCCCTGGTCTCGTTGTTCCTGATCCTGCCCGACGGCACGGGCCTGCCCCGGTACACCAGGACGCCCGGTGCGCTGCTGATGACGCTGCTGGTGATCGTGGTCGCCGTCCGGTTGGTACGGTCGGCTCGGGCGGCCCGCCAACCGGCCCCCGCCGACTGA
- a CDS encoding bifunctional [glutamine synthetase] adenylyltransferase/[glutamine synthetase]-adenylyl-L-tyrosine phosphorylase has protein sequence MTRPTRARLARYGFGTAEGDGGARAADLLGPDGLGLWRPDEQEPTDERAAELLAALSRAADPDLALRQLHRLVEAERRAADKPAVLDALHDDPGLRRRLIAVLGASSALGDHLVANPAQWSVLATAPDGLAPTAEGRLDLAAAARLTAANGPVAVLRQAYRLALLRIAAADLTGGRGLEQTMAALSALADATLAAAYEIAVGELPDGTPRPRLAVVAMGKCGGDELNYVSDVDVIFVAADDADLTAATTVATRLIHVCGLVAWPVDAALRPEGNRGPLVRTLASHLAYYRRWARTWEFQALLKARPAAGDLDLGREWIDQLAPLVWRAAERPEAVEDVRSMRRKIIDSVPPKELEREIKRGPGGLRDIEFAVQLLQLVHGRGDESLRAPGTIPALRALVAGGYVGRADGEALLRGYRFLRGVEHRLQLQALRRTHTVPTEPAALRWLAAALGYTATPGRSAVEEFRAEWVTHATEVRRLHAKLLYRPLLEAVARVPADGLRLTPEAARHRLEILGFADPAGALRHLQALTGGVSRTAAIQRTLLPVLLSEFADAPEPDRGLLNYRQVSEKLGSTPWYLRLLRDEGPVARRLARVLALSRYAADLLAREPEALRLLAEDSELTPRQREVLCEGFTAAAARHADPEQATRAVRALRRRELVRLACADVLSRAGALAPLAERGPRAAQPGARPGPAPTLADVTAVGAALSDVTDATLAAALRTARAAQPALPGLRFAVIGMGRLGGYESNYLSDADVLFVYDPPAGASESAASAAAHAIAEELRRLLGVPAPDPPLGVDADLRPEGRQGPLVRSLAAYAQYYARWSKVWEAQALLRARFVCGDADLGAEFEAMIDPVRYPADGLTREQGVEIRRIKARVETERLPRGADPATHTKLGRGGLADVEWAVQLLQLRHAGRLPALRGTRTLDALAAARDAGLVDADDAAAMAAGWTLAAQVRNALMLVRGRAGDQLPRHGFELAGVVRLLGRDDPGEFLDEYLRTGRRSRAAMERVFDA, from the coding sequence ATGACCCGACCGACGAGGGCACGCCTCGCCCGGTACGGCTTCGGCACCGCGGAGGGGGACGGCGGCGCCCGGGCCGCCGACCTGCTCGGCCCGGACGGGCTCGGGCTGTGGCGCCCCGACGAGCAGGAGCCGACCGACGAGCGCGCCGCCGAGCTGCTGGCCGCCCTCTCCCGGGCCGCCGATCCGGACCTGGCCCTTCGTCAGCTGCACCGCCTGGTCGAGGCGGAACGCCGCGCCGCCGACAAGCCGGCGGTGCTCGACGCGTTGCACGACGACCCGGGGCTGCGTCGCCGACTGATCGCCGTGTTGGGCGCCTCCTCGGCGCTCGGCGATCACCTGGTGGCCAACCCGGCGCAGTGGTCGGTGCTGGCCACCGCCCCGGACGGGCTCGCCCCCACCGCCGAGGGCCGGCTCGATCTGGCCGCCGCCGCCCGGCTGACCGCCGCAAACGGGCCGGTCGCGGTGCTTCGGCAGGCGTACCGGCTGGCGCTGCTGCGGATCGCGGCGGCCGACCTGACCGGCGGCCGGGGCCTGGAGCAGACCATGGCGGCGCTCTCCGCGCTCGCCGACGCCACCCTCGCGGCCGCGTACGAGATCGCGGTGGGCGAGCTGCCGGACGGGACGCCGCGACCCCGGCTGGCCGTGGTGGCGATGGGCAAGTGCGGCGGCGACGAGCTGAACTACGTCTCGGACGTGGACGTCATCTTCGTCGCCGCCGACGACGCCGACCTGACCGCCGCCACCACGGTCGCCACCCGGCTGATCCACGTCTGCGGGCTGGTCGCCTGGCCGGTCGACGCCGCGCTGCGCCCCGAGGGCAACCGGGGGCCGCTGGTCCGTACCCTCGCCAGCCACCTGGCCTACTACCGGCGCTGGGCCCGGACCTGGGAGTTCCAGGCGTTGCTCAAGGCCCGGCCGGCGGCCGGTGACCTCGACCTGGGCCGGGAGTGGATCGACCAGCTCGCGCCGCTGGTCTGGCGGGCCGCCGAGCGTCCGGAGGCGGTCGAGGACGTCCGCTCGATGCGCCGGAAGATCATCGACAGCGTTCCGCCGAAGGAGCTGGAGCGGGAGATCAAGCGCGGCCCGGGCGGGCTGCGGGACATCGAGTTCGCCGTCCAGCTGCTGCAACTGGTGCACGGCCGGGGCGACGAGTCGCTCCGGGCCCCGGGCACCATCCCGGCGCTGCGCGCGCTGGTCGCCGGCGGCTACGTCGGCCGGGCCGACGGGGAGGCGCTGCTGCGCGGTTACCGCTTCCTGCGCGGCGTCGAACACCGGCTCCAGCTGCAGGCCCTGCGTCGCACCCACACCGTGCCGACCGAGCCGGCCGCCCTGCGCTGGCTGGCCGCCGCGCTCGGCTACACGGCCACCCCGGGCCGCAGCGCCGTCGAGGAGTTCCGCGCCGAGTGGGTCACCCACGCCACCGAGGTACGCCGGCTGCACGCCAAGCTGCTCTACCGGCCGCTGCTGGAGGCGGTGGCCCGGGTCCCCGCCGACGGGCTGCGGCTCACCCCGGAGGCGGCCCGGCACCGGCTGGAGATCCTCGGCTTCGCCGACCCGGCCGGGGCGCTGCGTCACCTCCAGGCCCTCACCGGCGGGGTGAGCCGGACCGCCGCGATCCAGCGGACCCTGCTGCCGGTGCTGCTCAGCGAGTTCGCCGACGCGCCCGAGCCGGACCGGGGGCTGCTCAACTACCGGCAGGTCTCCGAGAAGCTCGGCAGCACCCCCTGGTACCTCCGCCTGCTGCGCGACGAGGGGCCGGTGGCCCGCCGGCTGGCCCGGGTCCTCGCGCTGTCCCGGTACGCGGCCGATCTGCTGGCCCGGGAGCCGGAGGCGCTGCGGCTGCTGGCCGAGGACAGCGAGCTGACCCCGCGCCAGCGGGAGGTGCTCTGCGAGGGCTTCACGGCCGCCGCGGCCCGGCACGCCGACCCGGAGCAGGCCACCCGGGCGGTACGCGCGCTGCGCCGCCGCGAACTGGTCCGGCTCGCCTGCGCCGACGTGCTCAGCCGGGCCGGCGCGCTCGCCCCGCTCGCCGAGCGCGGACCCCGCGCCGCGCAGCCCGGCGCACGCCCCGGGCCGGCGCCGACGCTCGCCGACGTCACCGCCGTGGGCGCCGCGCTGTCGGACGTCACCGACGCCACCCTGGCCGCCGCGCTGCGTACCGCCCGGGCCGCCCAGCCGGCGTTGCCCGGGCTGCGGTTCGCGGTGATCGGCATGGGCCGGCTGGGCGGGTACGAGTCCAACTACCTCTCCGACGCCGACGTGCTCTTCGTCTACGACCCGCCGGCCGGGGCCAGCGAGAGCGCGGCCAGCGCGGCCGCCCACGCGATCGCCGAGGAGTTGCGCCGGCTGCTCGGCGTGCCCGCTCCCGACCCGCCGCTCGGGGTGGACGCCGACCTGCGCCCGGAGGGGCGGCAGGGCCCGCTGGTGCGCAGCCTCGCCGCGTACGCGCAGTACTACGCCCGCTGGTCGAAGGTGTGGGAGGCGCAGGCGCTGCTGCGCGCCCGGTTCGTCTGCGGCGACGCCGACCTGGGCGCCGAGTTCGAGGCGATGATCGACCCGGTGCGCTACCCGGCCGACGGGCTGACCCGCGAGCAGGGGGTGGAGATCCGCCGGATCAAGGCCCGGGTGGAGACCGAGCGGCTGCCCCGCGGCGCCGACCCGGCCACCCACACCAAGCTCGGCCGGGGCGGCCTGGCCGACGTCGAGTGGGCGGTGCAGCTGCTCCAGCTCCGGCACGCCGGCCGGCTGCCGGCGCTGCGCGGCACCCGTACCCTCGACGCGCTCGCCGCGGCCCGGGACGCCGGACTGGTGGACGCCGACGACGCCGCCGCGATGGCCGCCGGCTGGACCCTGGCCGCGCAGGTCCGCAACGCGCTGATGCTGGTCCGCGGCCGGGCCGGCGACCAGCTGCCCCGGCACGGCTTCGAGCTGGCCGGGGTGGTCCGGCTGCTCGGGCGGGACGACCCGGGCGAGTTCCTCGACGAGTACCTGCGCACCGGCCGGCGGTCCCGGGCGGCGATGGAGCGGGTGTTTGATGCCTGA
- a CDS encoding type 1 glutamine amidotransferase, with protein sequence MATALVIENDPTDDLRRLGEWLTEGGLQLRVLRPHAGEELPADLEGYAALVVLGGEQQAYPLPDGSPGAPWFSALEGLLRKAVRHRLPTLGICLGAQLLATAHAGLVERSPSGPEVGPAVVGKRDAAEADPLFRYVPLIPDVLQWHSDEITELPRGATLLAASTRYPHQAFRLGDRAWGLQFHIECDTAMIAEWARDSQLLAELGYDPELVVAACDRVMVDVEEVWQPFAIRFAALALGELDDDPTRRSLPLLGH encoded by the coding sequence GTGGCGACCGCGCTGGTGATCGAGAACGACCCGACCGACGACCTCCGCCGGCTGGGGGAATGGCTGACCGAGGGGGGACTCCAGCTGCGGGTGCTCCGCCCGCACGCCGGCGAGGAACTCCCCGCCGACCTGGAGGGATACGCCGCGCTGGTGGTCCTCGGCGGCGAGCAGCAGGCGTACCCGCTGCCGGACGGCAGCCCCGGCGCGCCCTGGTTTTCGGCCCTCGAGGGGCTGCTGCGCAAGGCGGTCCGGCACCGGCTGCCCACTCTCGGCATCTGCCTCGGCGCGCAGCTGCTCGCCACCGCGCACGCCGGCCTGGTGGAGCGGAGCCCGTCCGGCCCCGAGGTCGGCCCCGCGGTGGTCGGCAAGCGGGACGCCGCCGAGGCCGACCCGCTCTTCCGGTACGTCCCGCTGATCCCGGACGTGCTCCAGTGGCACTCCGACGAGATCACCGAGCTGCCCCGGGGCGCGACGCTGCTCGCCGCCTCCACCCGCTACCCGCACCAGGCGTTCCGGCTGGGTGACCGGGCCTGGGGGCTGCAGTTCCACATCGAGTGCGACACCGCGATGATCGCCGAGTGGGCGCGGGACTCCCAGCTCCTCGCCGAGCTGGGCTACGACCCGGAGCTGGTGGTGGCCGCCTGCGACCGGGTGATGGTCGACGTCGAGGAGGTCTGGCAGCCGTTCGCCATCCGGTTTGCCGCCCTCGCGCTCGGCGAGCTGGACGACGACCCGACCCGCCGCAGTCTGCCGCTGCTCGGGCACTGA